The sequence CCTACAAATCCTCCTCCAGCTCCCCGCTCACCTGGAACCTCTTCATGAAGGTCCGGTCGATGCGGTCCTTGAGCCACATGGCCGTCTGCCCCTCGTAGGTCAGGTAGCCCTTGCTCAGTATCCCCTGTCCGTCGCCGCAGTTCAGGATCAGCAGATAGCCGCCTTCGGTGTCCGTGAAGGCCATCAGGTCCCGGCCCTCCAGGGCGGCCATCAGGTTGTGGCGCAGCACCGGGTTCTGACGCACCGGGTACACCCCCACCTTTTCCAGTTCGCGGGGCTGGAAGCTGATGCAGTCGCCGCCGCCGAAGATGTTGGGGTGGTTGACGCTTCGCAGGAACTTGTCCACCAGGATGCCGCCCCGGCCTCCCCCCGCTCCCATGGCGATCCCAAAGCGGGCCAAGTCCGGCTGCGGGACCACGCCGATGGCCAGGAAGGCCACGTCGTAGGGCACGCGCAGGCCGTCCGACAGGATGGCCGTGCCATCCTCCAGACGCGAAACCCCCAGGCCGTCGAAAATCTTGATGCCGCGCCGGGCCAGCGAGCGGTAGGCCAACTGGCGCACCCGCTCGGGGAAGCGCGTCAGCAGGCCCCTCCCCGGCGCGACGGCCACGTCCGGAGTGTCGTTGCAGCCGCAGCCGATAAGCTTGCAGGCGTTGCCTGCCAGCTCGAATCCGGCTGGGCCGCCGCCGATCACCAGCACCTTGGGGCTTCCCCCCATGGACACGATGTCTTCCAGATGGCGCTTGGCGTAGAGCAGGTTCTCGATGGGCTTCACCGGGAAGACGTCCGCCCGCCCGCTGCCCGCCACCTTGGACGGCGGAAGCGACCCGGTGTTGAAGGAGCAGACGTCGTAGCCCACGGCCATGCCGTTCTCCAGGCGCGCCGCGTTCTTCTCCGGCGTGATGGACACGACCTTGCTGCGGATGAACGTGGCCCCGCCCTTCTCGGCCATGCGGCGCACGTTGAAGCGGCACTCCTGGGGCGTGTAATGGCCCGAGAGCATGCCCGGCCCCATGCCTGAGTAGTAGTGGTGGTCGGCAGGGCTGACCACCGTGACGTGATGCCCGGCGTCCCGGAAGCTGGCCAGATCGGCCAGCACCGAGAGGTGCGCGTGCCCGCCACCCACGAGGAGAAGGTGCTTTCCCATGTATTGGATATGCGCCAGAGCGCACAAGAAGGCAAGCGGGAGATGCCGGGGGGGGACGGGGGAACACGGGGTCAGCGGGGAACGGGCAATGAAAAGGCCCGCGACAGGACGCGGGCCTTCAGCCGGTGTTGCTCCGGCCAAACATCGTCATTTCACGGGAAAGCTCGACGTGCGCTCCCGAAGATCGCGTCCTAATGTTCCCTCATCAGCCCCAGGCGCTTGAGCTCGGTCAGGAGAGCGCTCTCTTCGATGGGCTTTTGCAGGAAGGCCGTGGCTCCGCCCAGGAACATGGCGTTGTGGGTGTCTTCGGCGTCTTCGAGCACGGAGGTGATGATGATCTTGGCCTGGCAGGACTTGTCCACCCCGTGGTCCCTTTCGACG comes from Fundidesulfovibrio putealis DSM 16056 and encodes:
- a CDS encoding NAD(P)/FAD-dependent oxidoreductase, coding for MGKHLLLVGGGHAHLSVLADLASFRDAGHHVTVVSPADHHYYSGMGPGMLSGHYTPQECRFNVRRMAEKGGATFIRSKVVSITPEKNAARLENGMAVGYDVCSFNTGSLPPSKVAGSGRADVFPVKPIENLLYAKRHLEDIVSMGGSPKVLVIGGGPAGFELAGNACKLIGCGCNDTPDVAVAPGRGLLTRFPERVRQLAYRSLARRGIKIFDGLGVSRLEDGTAILSDGLRVPYDVAFLAIGVVPQPDLARFGIAMGAGGGRGGILVDKFLRSVNHPNIFGGGDCISFQPRELEKVGVYPVRQNPVLRHNLMAALEGRDLMAFTDTEGGYLLILNCGDGQGILSKGYLTYEGQTAMWLKDRIDRTFMKRFQVSGELEEDL